A single region of the Streptomyces sp. ITFR-16 genome encodes:
- a CDS encoding RHS repeat-associated core domain-containing protein produces the protein MPIAGSLALAVSVSLLQGSEPAFAAPHAAAGKAEQHWATQAADLASARVAARLSGKRVEALSERSETSTTWVNPNGSLTTELAAGPVRFKRGGQWTDVDLDLAARADGTVSPAAHPEGLVLGGKGGSRPASLKAAGKAAGRTLVTLGQGQEQVELQWKGGLPTPVLDGPKATYRDAVPGADVVVEATRSGFEQYVTIKQRPSAGGYAYTMPLKAKGLKAAQQADGSVVFTDTKSGKKRAVMPAPVMWDATVDPVSGEHTHRAKVALKVVQHGSGIDLVFTPDAAFLADGATTFPVTVDPSTTALSNVFDTYVQQGETVDWSADTELDFGNPGTKNTDGSARTARSFITWNTAPFADALVSSAKLSLWDFHSGNTDCKAYPWEVWDTAKPSTASRWAGSAQPAWNERFATSTSTTGNPGCSTQPDGWISADVTTLAQTWASAKNATSNMGLRAADETSSMPWKRVNSANAASNPPKLTVTYNYRPRTGTDQQAGPPFFKDSKGTWYVNTLTPTLRDTFADPNNDKVQGFFQIADNTTGTQVGSNITSAFAPAGQPTSVKVPTGLLTNGKTYKFRTTPYDGTSYNLEWSPYAVFTVDTTAPSAPASVTSTDYPADQWVKGAGKAGKFTVTPPAGDQNGIEWSLDGTTWTKVATAGTTPVTFDAIPAKAGTNTLQVRATDRADNKSEAVSYTFHVGPGGVTAPDDGTRTAARVPLAAEADAAKYDKVTFSWRRGDADTWTPIPAADVTNAGQPVTSWPLALTGGKSPKLTWNATSTVDPAGSVQVRADFTGPNNAATSSDPISVIVDRAADGAATDNVGPGSVNLLTGDYALSDTDASFYGMTVTRTASSRTPQAGAAQEGQAPIFGKEWLSGTVAEAVDSDYTQIVKTSATSLNVATVDGGTIKFTSNAAKTGWVPETGSEDLTLKGSFTSGDFALSDTDGTVTTFSKVNPAATTWTVTSSLADGLANSTTKVVSEAVTVGGKSLARPKRVIAATTATTPAACEAAPSAKGCRVLEFVYPSTTTASSTAFGDYAGQVSQIKLWSTAPGASAATAVAVAQYAYDDAGRLRQQWDPRISPALKTAYAYDSAGRVNTLTPPGQLPWGFTYGKAGSNPATGDGMLLKVSRATLTPGSASQTNGTATSTVVYGVPVSGSNAPEDLGTSAVASWGQSDLPTDATAVFPADQVPASNDGTALASSAYTRATLHYLNASGREVDTANPGHHIAVTEYDQFGNTVRTLTASNRELALGATQAQKDELTDLGINALSTGERAQLLSTASVYDVNGVRELDSYGPLHQITLAANLTSGTTTLAAAGSQLIARQHTIKDYDNGRPTDGTAVVKDQITKQSVGAQPRSWPDLLADPRAVATGFDWSMGLPTNVTSDPGGQAITATTAYDSQGRVTKTAKPASTGADAGTTVTSYYTGDGTGTCGGRPEWADAVCQTGPATAITGGGANPTQLPVQTVQYGAFGQTTKVIETANGVTRTTTTDYDTAGRPTTVTTSGGLGAAVPATTTSYDAATGEEVKQTSFTGGTITKSYDQLDRQMSYTDADGATTTTKYDALDRPTVVTDSVPSTTNYTYDTSSDPRGMATSVTDSVAGAFSARYDADGTVTSQGLPGGYTMKQDQDPAGTPVARTYTRNIDGTVLVSDSITATVQGQVATHTGTPGVTASQSYSYDKVGHLTQVQDTGTDAVCTTRSYTFDKNSNRKALATATAAPNAVCTTTGGTTRSYTYDSADRLVNTGYTYDAFGRTTTLPGTTMAYYANDLAQQQTAGAQRQTWALDSNLRFRSWITESNTSGTWTQTGSKLNHYDSDGDNPRWIVENTPTGALTRNVDGLDGKLAATTSKTGNTVLLLANLHGDITLALPTDTSLAPTVLDTDEYGNPRAGQAATRYEWLGDEQRSAETLTGLTLMGVRLYDPTAGRFLQVDPVAGGSCNSYDYVCGDPVNMVDIDGRMAAIALVGLAVGGVSASTVLAIIGVAAVLAIIALIWWKGKSWAIHKVQVLWKEAKKSGKAKGNDVPNFAKGQRRHSGESLDHATDRVMKHGKYHPPYKKGPGSVYNKVRKYLSRN, from the coding sequence GTGCCCATAGCCGGTTCACTCGCTCTGGCTGTATCCGTCTCGCTGCTTCAGGGAAGCGAGCCGGCCTTCGCCGCACCTCATGCCGCGGCGGGCAAGGCTGAGCAGCACTGGGCGACGCAGGCTGCCGACTTGGCATCGGCGCGGGTGGCCGCGCGGTTGTCGGGCAAGCGGGTCGAGGCGCTGTCGGAGCGTTCGGAGACGTCCACGACGTGGGTGAACCCGAACGGGTCGCTGACCACAGAGCTCGCGGCCGGCCCGGTGCGGTTCAAGCGCGGCGGACAGTGGACCGACGTGGACCTGGACCTGGCGGCCCGCGCCGACGGCACGGTCTCTCCTGCCGCCCACCCCGAGGGTCTGGTCCTGGGGGGCAAGGGCGGCAGCAGGCCAGCCTCGCTGAAGGCGGCGGGCAAGGCCGCAGGGCGCACCCTGGTCACTCTCGGCCAGGGCCAGGAGCAGGTCGAACTGCAATGGAAGGGCGGCCTGCCCACCCCCGTCCTGGACGGTCCGAAGGCGACCTACCGTGATGCGGTGCCCGGCGCGGACGTGGTCGTGGAAGCCACCCGGTCCGGGTTCGAGCAGTACGTGACCATCAAGCAACGCCCTTCCGCGGGCGGTTACGCCTACACGATGCCACTCAAGGCTAAGGGTCTCAAAGCGGCGCAGCAGGCCGACGGCAGTGTGGTGTTCACCGACACCAAGTCGGGTAAGAAGCGCGCGGTGATGCCTGCTCCGGTGATGTGGGACGCCACCGTGGACCCGGTCTCCGGTGAGCACACCCACCGGGCGAAGGTCGCTTTGAAGGTCGTCCAGCATGGCTCCGGCATTGACCTGGTCTTCACCCCGGACGCCGCCTTCCTAGCCGACGGGGCGACGACTTTCCCGGTCACGGTGGACCCCTCCACCACGGCGCTGAGCAACGTCTTCGACACCTACGTTCAGCAGGGCGAGACGGTCGACTGGTCCGCAGACACCGAACTCGACTTCGGGAACCCCGGCACGAAGAACACCGACGGCAGTGCACGCACCGCCCGGTCGTTCATCACGTGGAACACCGCGCCGTTCGCCGACGCGCTGGTCTCCTCAGCGAAGCTGTCGCTGTGGGACTTCCACTCGGGCAACACCGACTGCAAGGCTTATCCGTGGGAGGTGTGGGACACCGCCAAGCCCTCGACCGCCTCGCGCTGGGCCGGATCCGCGCAGCCCGCGTGGAACGAGAGGTTCGCTACGTCGACCTCGACCACCGGCAACCCGGGCTGCTCGACGCAGCCGGACGGCTGGATCAGCGCCGATGTCACCACGCTCGCTCAGACGTGGGCGTCGGCGAAGAACGCGACGTCGAACATGGGTCTGCGGGCCGCGGACGAGACGTCGAGCATGCCGTGGAAGCGGGTGAACTCCGCGAACGCGGCCTCCAATCCGCCCAAGCTGACAGTGACGTACAACTACCGCCCCCGCACGGGCACGGACCAGCAGGCAGGCCCGCCGTTCTTCAAGGACTCCAAGGGCACCTGGTACGTCAACACCCTCACCCCGACTCTGCGAGACACCTTCGCCGACCCGAACAACGACAAGGTCCAGGGCTTCTTCCAGATAGCCGACAACACCACGGGCACGCAGGTCGGCTCCAACATCACCTCGGCGTTCGCGCCGGCCGGGCAGCCGACGTCGGTGAAGGTGCCGACGGGGCTGCTGACCAACGGCAAGACGTACAAGTTCCGCACCACCCCGTATGACGGCACCAGCTACAACCTCGAGTGGTCCCCGTACGCGGTCTTCACGGTCGACACCACCGCCCCCTCCGCTCCGGCGTCGGTGACCTCCACCGACTACCCGGCCGACCAATGGGTCAAGGGCGCGGGCAAGGCGGGCAAGTTCACCGTCACCCCGCCCGCCGGTGACCAGAACGGCATCGAGTGGTCGCTGGACGGCACCACCTGGACCAAGGTCGCCACCGCAGGCACCACCCCGGTGACCTTCGACGCCATCCCCGCCAAGGCAGGCACCAACACCCTCCAGGTGCGGGCCACCGACAGGGCGGACAACAAGTCCGAAGCCGTGTCGTACACCTTCCACGTCGGACCTGGCGGCGTCACCGCTCCCGACGACGGCACCCGCACCGCCGCCCGCGTCCCACTGGCCGCGGAAGCCGACGCAGCCAAGTACGACAAGGTCACCTTCTCCTGGCGACGCGGCGACGCCGACACCTGGACCCCCATCCCGGCAGCTGACGTCACCAACGCCGGACAGCCCGTCACCTCATGGCCCCTGGCTCTGACCGGCGGCAAGAGCCCGAAGCTCACCTGGAACGCCACCTCCACCGTGGACCCGGCCGGCAGCGTGCAAGTGCGTGCCGACTTCACCGGCCCCAACAACGCGGCCACCTCGTCGGACCCGATCAGCGTGATCGTGGACCGCGCTGCCGACGGCGCGGCCACGGACAACGTCGGGCCGGGTTCGGTGAACCTGCTGACCGGCGACTACGCCCTCTCCGACACCGACGCGTCCTTCTACGGCATGACGGTGACCCGCACGGCTTCCTCTCGTACCCCGCAGGCCGGTGCTGCTCAGGAGGGGCAGGCGCCGATCTTCGGCAAGGAGTGGCTGTCCGGCACGGTCGCCGAGGCCGTCGACTCCGACTACACGCAGATCGTGAAGACCTCCGCCACCTCGCTGAACGTGGCCACCGTCGACGGCGGAACAATCAAGTTCACCTCGAACGCGGCCAAGACCGGATGGGTGCCGGAGACAGGCTCCGAGGACCTCACCCTGAAGGGCTCCTTCACCTCCGGCGATTTCGCTCTGTCCGACACCGACGGCACGGTGACCACCTTCTCCAAGGTGAACCCCGCAGCCACGACGTGGACGGTGACCAGCTCGCTGGCCGATGGCCTGGCCAACTCCACCACCAAGGTCGTCTCCGAGGCCGTCACCGTCGGCGGCAAGAGCCTGGCCCGCCCGAAGCGGGTCATTGCCGCGACCACCGCGACCACGCCGGCCGCGTGTGAGGCCGCCCCGTCGGCCAAGGGCTGCCGGGTGCTGGAGTTCGTCTACCCGTCGACCACCACCGCCAGCTCCACTGCTTTCGGTGACTATGCCGGCCAGGTGAGCCAGATCAAGCTGTGGTCCACCGCCCCGGGCGCCTCCGCCGCCACGGCCGTCGCTGTCGCCCAGTATGCCTACGACGACGCCGGCCGACTGCGCCAGCAGTGGGACCCACGCATCAGCCCTGCGCTGAAGACCGCCTACGCCTACGACAGCGCCGGACGCGTCAACACGCTGACCCCGCCCGGACAGCTGCCCTGGGGCTTTACCTATGGCAAGGCGGGCTCCAACCCGGCTACCGGCGACGGCATGCTGCTGAAGGTGTCCCGCGCCACCCTCACCCCCGGCAGCGCGAGCCAGACCAACGGCACCGCCACCAGCACCGTCGTCTACGGCGTCCCGGTCAGCGGAAGCAACGCACCCGAGGATCTGGGTACGAGCGCGGTTGCCTCTTGGGGGCAGAGCGACCTGCCCACCGACGCCACCGCCGTCTTCCCCGCCGACCAGGTACCCGCCTCCAACGACGGGACCGCCCTGGCGTCCAGCGCATACACCCGCGCCACCCTGCACTACCTCAACGCCTCCGGCCGCGAAGTCGACACCGCAAACCCCGGCCACCACATCGCGGTGACCGAATACGACCAGTTCGGCAACACCGTCCGCACTCTGACCGCGTCCAACCGCGAACTCGCCCTGGGCGCCACCCAGGCGCAAAAGGACGAGCTCACCGACCTGGGCATCAACGCCTTGTCCACCGGCGAGCGAGCCCAGTTGCTGTCCACTGCCTCGGTCTACGACGTCAATGGCGTCCGAGAGCTGGACAGCTACGGCCCGCTGCACCAGATCACCCTCGCAGCCAACCTGACCAGCGGTACCACCACCCTGGCCGCTGCGGGAAGCCAGCTCATAGCCCGCCAGCACACGATCAAGGACTACGACAACGGCCGTCCCACCGACGGCACCGCCGTCGTGAAGGACCAGATCACCAAGCAGAGCGTCGGCGCCCAGCCGCGCTCCTGGCCTGATCTCCTCGCCGACCCCCGCGCCGTCGCCACCGGCTTCGACTGGTCGATGGGTCTGCCCACCAACGTGACTAGCGACCCCGGTGGCCAGGCGATCACGGCGACCACTGCCTACGACAGCCAGGGCCGGGTCACCAAGACCGCCAAGCCCGCCTCGACCGGTGCCGACGCCGGAACCACCGTCACCAGCTACTACACCGGTGACGGAACCGGCACCTGCGGCGGACGTCCGGAGTGGGCGGACGCCGTCTGCCAGACCGGCCCGGCCACGGCTATCACCGGCGGCGGCGCCAACCCGACGCAGCTGCCCGTCCAGACCGTCCAGTACGGCGCGTTCGGACAGACCACCAAGGTCATCGAGACCGCCAACGGCGTCACCCGCACTACCACCACCGACTATGACACCGCCGGCCGACCGACTACGGTCACCACCTCCGGCGGGCTCGGTGCGGCCGTCCCGGCAACGACCACGTCCTACGACGCCGCCACCGGCGAGGAGGTCAAGCAGACCTCCTTTACCGGCGGCACCATTACCAAGTCGTACGACCAACTCGACCGGCAGATGTCCTACACCGACGCTGACGGCGCGACCACCACCACCAAGTACGACGCACTCGACAGGCCCACCGTCGTCACCGACAGCGTGCCGTCGACCACCAACTACACCTACGACACCAGCAGCGACCCCCGAGGCATGGCCACCTCGGTCACCGACTCCGTAGCCGGCGCCTTCTCCGCCCGCTACGACGCCGACGGCACCGTCACGAGCCAGGGCCTGCCTGGCGGATACACCATGAAGCAGGACCAGGACCCGGCCGGAACACCCGTCGCCCGTACCTACACCCGGAACATCGACGGCACCGTGCTGGTCTCCGACAGCATCACCGCCACGGTGCAGGGCCAGGTGGCCACCCATACCGGCACCCCCGGTGTGACGGCCTCCCAGTCCTACTCCTACGACAAGGTCGGCCACCTAACCCAGGTGCAGGACACCGGTACCGACGCGGTCTGCACGACCCGCTCCTACACCTTCGACAAGAACAGCAATCGCAAGGCACTCGCGACCGCCACCGCCGCGCCCAACGCCGTCTGCACCACCACGGGCGGCACCACCCGCAGCTACACCTACGACAGCGCCGACCGCCTGGTGAACACCGGCTACACCTACGACGCCTTCGGTCGCACCACCACGCTGCCGGGCACCACGATGGCCTACTACGCCAACGACCTCGCCCAGCAGCAGACCGCCGGCGCCCAGCGCCAGACCTGGGCCCTGGACTCCAACCTCCGGTTCCGCTCCTGGATCACCGAGTCCAACACCTCTGGCACCTGGACCCAGACCGGATCCAAGCTCAACCACTACGACTCCGACGGGGACAACCCGCGCTGGATCGTGGAGAACACCCCCACCGGGGCTCTGACGCGCAACGTCGACGGCCTCGACGGCAAACTCGCCGCCACCACCAGCAAGACCGGCAACACGGTCCTGCTGCTGGCGAATTTGCACGGCGACATCACGCTCGCCCTGCCGACCGACACCAGCCTGGCGCCGACCGTCCTGGACACCGACGAGTACGGCAACCCGCGCGCGGGCCAAGCGGCGACCCGTTACGAGTGGCTGGGCGATGAGCAGCGCTCCGCCGAAACCCTCACCGGCCTCACCCTGATGGGCGTCCGCCTGTACGACCCGACAGCCGGCCGGTTCCTCCAGGTCGACCCCGTCGCCGGCGGCAGCTGCAACAGCTACGACTACGTGTGCGGCGACCCGGTCAACATGGTCGACATCGACGGAAGAATGGCCGCGATCGCCCTTGTCGGGCTCGCCGTGGGCGGCGTCAGCGCCAGTACGGTGCTCGCGATCATCGGGGTCGCTGCCGTCCTGGCGATCATCGCGCTCATCTGGTGGAAGGGCAAGAGCTGGGCGATCCACAAGGTCCAGGTCCTCTGGAAGGAAGCCAAGAAGTCCGGCAAGGCCAAGGGGAACGATGTCCCCAACTTCGCGAAGGGCCAGCGCAGGCACTCCGGTGAATCGCTGGATCATGCGACAGACCGGGTGATGAAGCACGGCAAATATCACCCGCCCTACAAGAAGGGGCCCGGCTCCGTCTATAACAAGGTGAGAAAGTACCTCTCCCGCAATTAG